One part of the Dyadobacter sp. 676 genome encodes these proteins:
- a CDS encoding helix-turn-helix transcriptional regulator, translating into MIFNSLTPRFNLPSPNDVPALAQLTSQERKILLMTLNDYSCKEIADSLNIAFETVKRHRKNIIRKLEVSGKTEFRRLLYLWTVQSWASVHRDTVNAF; encoded by the coding sequence ATGATTTTCAATTCTTTAACGCCAAGATTTAATTTACCCTCACCTAACGACGTTCCTGCTCTTGCGCAATTGACTTCGCAAGAACGTAAGATACTATTAATGACCCTCAATGATTACTCTTGTAAGGAAATCGCTGATTCGTTAAATATCGCTTTCGAAACTGTTAAACGACACCGAAAGAATATCATTCGCAAACTAGAGGTGAGCGGAAAAACTGAATTTCGTCGATTGTTGTACTTATGGACAGTGCAATCTTGGGCTAGTGTACATAGAGATACAGTGAATGCGTTCTAG